In the Synechococcus sp. UW179A genome, one interval contains:
- the gndA gene encoding NADP-dependent phosphogluconate dehydrogenase — protein sequence MSKAHFGLIGLGVMGENLVLNAERNGFSSVVYNRTYSKTEEFMSGRGAGKNIQGATDLQDFVNKLERPRRILMMVKAGGPVDAVIEQISPYLDEGDLLIDGGNSEYHDTERRVAELESKSFGFIGMGVSGGAKGALEGPSMMPGGTKSSYDAIESLVCKMAAQVEDGPCVTYIGPGGSGHFVKTVHNGIEYGIEQILAEGYDLMKRVAGMSSLEMADVFAHWNSTEELASYLVEITEVCLRTMDPDDGTPLVDKIQDKAGQKGTGLWTVVSALQMGASVPTIYAALNGRVMSSMKEQRIKAEAILKGPSIQSFDMGTSADGMSPIMDAMVLACMASYAQGMELLRIASAEHNYNLNMPSIAQIWKGGCIIRARLLKRIQDAFNANPQLENLLIDPWFADQVNRRLPGLAKVVAGAAAAGVPVPCLSSTLDYINSYRTARLPQNLVQAMRDCFGSHTYERVDKDGIFHTEWLK from the coding sequence ATGTCCAAGGCCCACTTCGGTCTGATTGGTCTAGGCGTGATGGGGGAAAACCTTGTCCTCAACGCTGAGCGCAATGGCTTCTCGAGCGTCGTCTACAACCGCACCTATTCCAAGACGGAAGAATTCATGTCCGGCCGCGGGGCGGGCAAAAACATTCAAGGAGCGACTGACCTCCAGGATTTCGTTAACAAACTGGAACGTCCACGTCGGATCTTGATGATGGTGAAGGCAGGTGGGCCTGTGGATGCTGTCATCGAACAGATTTCCCCCTATTTGGATGAGGGAGATCTCCTGATTGATGGTGGTAATTCGGAATATCACGACACCGAACGCCGCGTTGCTGAACTGGAAAGTAAAAGCTTTGGATTCATCGGGATGGGCGTCTCGGGTGGAGCCAAAGGTGCTCTGGAAGGGCCGAGCATGATGCCAGGAGGGACCAAGTCCTCCTATGACGCCATTGAAAGTCTGGTTTGCAAGATGGCAGCCCAGGTTGAGGATGGCCCTTGTGTCACCTACATCGGCCCGGGAGGCTCTGGTCACTTCGTTAAGACGGTCCACAACGGAATTGAATACGGCATTGAGCAAATCCTGGCCGAGGGATATGACCTGATGAAGCGGGTCGCTGGCATGAGCAGCCTCGAGATGGCGGATGTGTTTGCGCACTGGAACAGCACCGAGGAGCTCGCCTCCTATCTCGTTGAAATCACCGAGGTGTGTCTACGCACCATGGATCCGGATGATGGCACCCCGCTTGTGGACAAGATCCAGGACAAGGCTGGTCAGAAGGGAACTGGCCTTTGGACGGTTGTCAGTGCTCTGCAGATGGGGGCCTCGGTGCCCACGATCTACGCCGCCCTCAATGGACGGGTGATGAGCTCCATGAAGGAGCAGCGCATCAAGGCTGAGGCGATTCTGAAGGGGCCGTCCATTCAGTCGTTTGACATGGGCACATCGGCTGATGGCATGTCTCCAATCATGGATGCCATGGTTTTGGCTTGTATGGCCAGCTACGCCCAGGGAATGGAGTTGCTTCGGATTGCTTCCGCTGAGCACAACTACAACTTGAACATGCCTTCGATCGCACAGATCTGGAAAGGTGGCTGCATCATTCGTGCTCGCTTGCTCAAGCGCATTCAAGATGCGTTCAACGCCAACCCCCAACTGGAGAACCTGTTGATCGATCCCTGGTTCGCCGATCAGGTGAACCGTCGTCTGCCCGGACTGGCAAAAGTGGTCGCCGGTGCAGCCGCTGCTGGTGTTCCAGTGCCCTGCCTTAGCAGCACACTCGATTACATCAACAGCTACCGCACGGCACGCCTTCCCCAGAACCTTGTGCAGGCCATGCGTGACTGCTTCGGCTCCCACACCTACGAGCGCGTGGACAAAGACGGCATCTTCCACACCGAGTGGCTCAAGTGA